In Chlamydiota bacterium, a single genomic region encodes these proteins:
- a CDS encoding bifunctional folylpolyglutamate synthase/dihydrofolate synthase, which yields MIPQKQKYHEALTFLESLECFGMKLDLENIQVLLSVLGDPHQDLKVIHVAGTNGKGSTSAMLASILQESGYSIGLYTSPHLCTPRERIQKNGMCISEERFIDLVHLVMSQVHLLRTSNNLFPTYFEVMTAIALRYFSDEKADFVVLETGMGGRLDSTNIVPSQIQVITNIDLEHTRYLGKTIREIAFEKAGIIKPCSFVITGAQGEALTVIEERCYEKGAHFFRLGKEIHFQLLQKNWEGERLIIQVGERKREIEIKLLGAHQLENAALAMGAVEALIQFGFFLPERAILSGFKKASWPGRFEILKKEPLVIIDAAHNPAGMRSLVNTWQEVVGPRGADLIFSSLEDKDVEKMVKNLCPIVEEVTLVEVSNPRTRKLKDLERVWRSYLPEEKIHLSTLQKVIQKLKNREKNTRPLLVTGSIYLLGEVLSPLSLLTDKRDHPPTIPEAPG from the coding sequence ATGATTCCTCAAAAACAAAAATATCACGAAGCTTTAACTTTCCTTGAATCCCTTGAATGTTTTGGGATGAAGTTGGATCTTGAAAATATTCAAGTACTTCTAAGCGTTTTAGGTGATCCCCATCAAGATTTAAAAGTCATTCATGTCGCTGGAACCAATGGCAAGGGATCGACCTCAGCCATGCTGGCTTCCATCCTCCAAGAATCGGGTTATTCTATCGGACTTTATACCTCTCCTCATTTATGCACGCCTCGTGAAAGAATTCAAAAAAACGGAATGTGCATTTCTGAAGAGCGTTTTATTGATTTGGTCCATTTAGTCATGAGCCAGGTTCATCTATTGAGAACTTCCAACAACCTTTTCCCAACTTATTTTGAAGTCATGACGGCTATAGCACTTCGCTATTTTTCGGATGAGAAAGCAGATTTTGTTGTTCTAGAGACGGGAATGGGAGGACGACTCGACTCGACCAATATTGTCCCCTCTCAAATTCAAGTCATTACCAATATTGATCTCGAACATACCCGTTATTTAGGAAAAACAATTCGAGAAATTGCTTTTGAAAAAGCAGGGATTATCAAGCCATGTTCCTTTGTCATTACAGGAGCTCAGGGAGAGGCGCTTACAGTCATTGAAGAACGTTGTTATGAGAAAGGCGCACACTTTTTTCGATTGGGAAAAGAAATTCATTTTCAACTTCTTCAAAAAAATTGGGAAGGGGAGCGACTGATCATTCAGGTAGGTGAAAGAAAAAGAGAAATTGAAATTAAACTTTTAGGGGCTCATCAACTTGAAAATGCAGCTTTGGCCATGGGGGCCGTAGAAGCATTAATCCAATTCGGTTTCTTTCTTCCAGAGCGAGCCATATTGAGTGGATTTAAAAAAGCGTCTTGGCCTGGAAGGTTTGAAATTCTAAAAAAAGAGCCTCTGGTGATTATAGATGCGGCCCATAATCCAGCAGGGATGCGATCTTTGGTCAACACATGGCAGGAGGTGGTAGGCCCTCGTGGTGCCGATCTTATTTTTAGTTCCTTAGAGGACAAGGATGTCGAAAAGATGGTTAAAAATTTATGCCCCATTGTTGAGGAAGTGACGCTTGTTGAAGTTTCAAATCCTCGTACTCGGAAATTAAAAGATTTGGAAAGGGTTTGGAGGTCTTATCTTCCTGAGGAAAAAATTCATCTTTCGACCCTTCAAAAGGTGATTCAAAAACTTAAAAATCGAGAAAAAAACACTCGGCCTCTTCTTGTGACCGGTTCAATCTATCTTTTAGGAGAGGTACTTTCGCCTCTCTCCTTGTTAACGGACAAGAGAGATCATCCCCCGACAATTCCCGAAGCCCCTGGATGA